Proteins from one Ipomoea triloba cultivar NCNSP0323 chromosome 1, ASM357664v1 genomic window:
- the LOC116015587 gene encoding BTB/POZ domain-containing protein NPY2-like, which produces MKFMKLGSKPDCFQSEGNNLRYVASELASDIIIHIGDVKFYLHKFPLLSKSAHLQKLVTNSNEGNGDEVHIHDIPGGHTAFETCAKFCYGMTVTLNAYNLIAARCAAEYLEMNESVEKGNLIYKIDVFLNSSILKSWKDSIIVLQTTKSHLPMCEELKLVGHCVEAIASRACIDVSKVDWSYTYNRKKIHEENDIDPNLHGARSRMVPKDWWVEDLSELEVVDTYKRVIMSIKNKGIVSDEVIGEALKAYASRKLQGFGKGLIQNNDASKYSSILDTVVWLLPAEKGSVSCGFLLKLLKLSISLDLGEHTKGELVKRIGHQLEEASVNDLLIRASNGDTTSLYDVHVVQQMLKEFMSRDQDSDETSGEINHAQKPGILSEASKLMVAKLVDGYLAGIAEDPNLPSSTFVGLAEMVSSFPRPSHDGLYRAIDMYLKRHPGISKSERKRICRLMDCKKLSVEACMHAVQNERLPMRVIVQVLFFEQVKANAASSGCSTPDLPRAIKDLNSTSYGSSRSVATNPEEDWDAVASADELKALRGELAALRLGNRSAAERVKSNNNNNNADKAAISKVKGLLMSKRMFSRMWSSSSKGGQGGENSGSDSSDSLGSTMEEAKSSPLRKGRHSVS; this is translated from the exons ATGAAGTTCATGAAACTTGGATCCAAGCCTGATTGCTTCCAATCAGAAGGGAACAACCTCAG ATATGTTGCTTCTGAGTTGGCATCCGACATCATCATTCATATTGGGGATGTGAAATTTTACTTGCATAAG TTTCCTCTTCTGTCCAAGAGTGCTCATTTGCAAAAGCTGGTTACGAACTCAAATGAAGGAAATGGTGATGAAGTGCACATTCACGACATTCCCGGAGGGCACACTGCCTTTGAAACATGTGCCAAGTTCTGCTATGGTATGACCGTAACACTGAATGCTTACAATCTGATTGCAGCACGATGTGCTGCTGAGTATCTGGAAATGAATGAAAGTGTCGAGAAAGGAAACCTCATTTACAAGATTGATGTTTTCTTGAACTCGAGCATACTTAAAAGCTGGAAGGATTCGATAATAGTTCTTCAAACCACAAAATCTCACTTGCCTATGTGTGAGGAGTTGAAGTTGGTCGGCCATTGCGTTGAAGCTATAGCTTCCAGGGCATGTATTGATGTTTCCAAGGTGGATTGGTCCTATACATATAACCGGAAAAAGATTCACGAGGAGAATGACATTGATCCCAACTTGCACGGTGCAAGAAGCCGGATGGTGCCAAAGGATTGGTGGGTTGAAGACTTGTCTGAACTTGAAGTAGTAGATACATATAAACGCGTTATTATGAGTATCAAGAACAAAGGGATTGTCTCTGATGAAGTCATCGGAGAAGCTCTGAAAGCTTATGCTTCGAGAAAGTTGCAAGGCTTTGGCAAGGGTCTCATCCAGAACAATGATGCTTCGAAATATAGCTCAATATTGGATACAGTTGTGTGGCTTCTGCCTGCTGAGAAAGGCAGCGTCTCTTGTGGTTTCTTACTCAAATTGTTGAAACTATCCATTTCACTTGATTTAGGAGAACATACCAAGGGGGAACTAGTCAAAAGAATCGGACATCAACTGGAGGAGGCCTCTGTGAATGATCTTCTGATTCGAGCCTCAAATGGGGATACAACAAGCCTGTACGATGTCCACGTTGTCCAGCAAATGCTGAAAGAGTTTATGTCGCGTGATCAAGACTCTGATGAAACTAGCGGTGAGATCAACCATGCTCAAAAGCCAGGCATTTTATCCGAAGCATCAAAACTGATGGTGGCAAAGTTAGTAGATGGGTACCTTGCTGGGATTGCAGAAGACCCCAATCTGCCCTCGTCAACATTTGTTGGTTTGGCTGAGATGGTCTCAAGCTTTCCCCGCCCTTCTCACGATGGACTTTACCGTGCAATTGACATGTACCTCAAG AGGCACCCTGGGATCAGCAAGAGCGAGCGGAAGAGAATATGCAGGCTGATGGACTGCAAAAAGCTCTCGGTAGAGGCCTGCATGCACGCTGTTCAGAACGAGAGACTCCCTATGCGAGTGATCGTACAGGTTCTGTTTTTCGAGCAAGTGAAGGCCAATGCAGCATCTTCTGGTTGCAGCACTCCCGATCTTCCCAGAGCCATCAAGGACCTCAACAGCACCTCGTATGGGAGCTCAAGATCCGTGGCGACTAATCCAGAAGAAGACTGGGATGCAGTAGCCTCTGCGGACGAGCTTAAAGCTTTGAGAGGCGAGCTGGCTGCGCTTCGATTGGGGAATAGGAGTGCAGCGGAGAGAGTTAAgagcaacaataataataataatgctgaCAAGGCGGCCATTAGTAAAGTGAAAGGCTTGCTAATGTCAAAAAGGATGTTCTCGAGAATGTGGTCAAGCAGCAGCAAAGGCGGACAGGGCGGGGAGAACAGCGGATCGGATTCATCGGACAGCCTTGGCTCCACCATGGAAGAAGCAAAATCTTCACCTTTAAGAAAGGGTAGGCATTCAGTTTCTTAG